TTGCTTGAGAACTAAATATGTTGGGGTAGTGGCTGATGTAAATTGAGTTTCTAACTGTTGTTTTCTTGATCAAGGACATGCATTACATTCCTCCCGATTAAATATAGGCATAGTGTGTGTTATTCTTCTTTGATTTGTAATCTTATACAGTTGATGTCCTAAGACAGTGCTCTCTCCcccttaaataaaatattttagatatcAAAATGATCAATTAATACAATTAGTCACTAAATTAGTAACGGCCATTGATTTTTTGCTGGGATTCTAATCACATATATGCTGGAATTCTAAAACATTTATAGTAAAGTTCTCATTTTGGTATCGGTACCATTGTTTTGCAGTTTGGGATGCTGATTGCATACCTCTTTGAAAAATTTCCAGACCAAGATGTTAGTGAAGCAGCCGTTGGAGATCTTCAGGTGAGAAATTACATTGAACTTTATTCTAGTTAATCTTACTCAGGattttaatcatataatattttattgtcatttttttggGTTAGATATGAAAAAACATAGTTTTTAGTTCATTTTGCCACGTGCTCATTCTAATTCTAAATCTAATTTAGATATGAAAAAACATACTCCCTCCGTCTCACAATGAGTGTCTTTAAGGTTTTTGCATACATATTAAGAAATGCAATAActagaaaaaagagaaaagtcATTTTACCAAACTTTCCATCTTAACTATTGGTGGGTTTTTCACTATTATCAATGTAAAGTATACTAACGTTTTGGAAGTTGTGTATATAGTAATCATTGAAGGGTAGTATaggaaaaaaatgattaaagttgcattgaaaattgtgaatgacattaattttgagaCAAATTTTATTTGCTAACTAAAATGACACTCATTGTGAGATGGAGGGAGTAGTTTTTAGTTCATTTTGCCACATGCTCATTCTAATTCTATTCATTTCAAAGGGGAAGTAAAAACTGTGATTCCAAGCTATCCAGAAATTAATGTGCTATAAAACCATTAAGCCTAGGTAGGAAATATAAGCTGCTATCAGATGAGGAATGGCATAAAAACAATTGGTTTTCTATGCATGTAAGGCTGgaaatagttattttttgttttgtttgtattATGTACCTTGCCACCTCCCCCTTTTCACTGTAAAAGTGAATACTGAAACTCATGTGAGTTGGTGCATTTTTAGGCATTCTATAAGGCATCAAAAGTGAGGTTTGATAATGATCCGGCATTTAAGTTGAGGGCACAACAGTCCGTGGTCCTGCTCCAGGTAAACGATATCCTGAGTTTACCCTCTACTTGTGAGATATTAGGGAACTTAATTTTGACTTATATTTATGCATTAATTTTCATCTCAGAGTGGGGATATCAGGTATCGCAAGGCATGGCAACAAATTTGTGATGTTAGTAGGGCTGAATTCGAAAAGGTCTATCAACGCCTTGGAGTTCAATTGGAGGAAATGGTATGGATtctagttttatattttttctaatcTGTGAATTTTATCCATGATGTCTATGTTTTGTACATTCCAGGAGGAATTTTTGAGCTGTTTTTCTCCATGCATTTTCAGACCATTATGAATTATGATTCTATACATGTTTAATACTAGTTGGGCTTGCTAGAAATTCTTGCAGTTGCCGTGCTTATAAATTCATCATGTGGCTTAGATTTTCTCATTTAACCTGACCTACTATATTCTGTCTAATTAATTTGTGTCTTTTTCCTTGTTCTGTTATGACCTATAGTATGATTGGTCTCCTTAAATTATATGAAACCCGATTCCACTGATGCTGATGCTttacattattttcttttagcaGGACCACGGACCACGGACTCCAACCGTGGTCCTGCTAAAAGGCGTTGAATTATTTGCTTTTAGTGGGGATATCCGTGGTCCACTGATGCTGATGCTTTACATTATTTGCTTTACATGATGCTGATGCTTTACATAAAAGGACACTGTTCATTTACTGACTGTCATTAATATCATGATGTGCATTCTGTGCAGCACtaaatttattgaatatattgAATGTATGTTGAAATAATTACATAAGTTTTTACTTCAAtcagtgattttgacttttttacTGAACGATGATATATTCGATCACAGGGAGAGAGCTTCTATAATCCATATATCCCCGGCGTTATTGAGAAGCTGGATAAGTTAGGAATGATTGAAGATAGTGATGGTGCTCGTGTGATTTTTGTTGAGGGTGTAAATATACCACTTATTGCTGTGAAAAGAGATGGTGGCTACAACTATTTTACAACTGATCTAGCATCACTTTGGTTAGTTTTACTCTTCATGTTTTTTTCTGCATATTTTGTGAAAATCCTGTTTGAGTAATCAAactttgtaattaattattatgcCACTTTTTTCTATCTTGGATGTCTACATATTCTTCCTTTCTTGTAAACTTTTTATATATCTTTGTTCTATTTTGTCTGCATAATAATCTAAGAATGGAACATGAAATATATTGACTTGGGAAAATAAACTGTTTTGTTTACCTGAGCTATTTGAATCATGTAGGTATCGtctaaataaagaaaaacttGAGTGGATTGTATATGTTACAGATATTGGGCAACAGCAACACTTTGATATGCTATTTAAGGTATATCTCAAGTGATGATTTTCATGGTATATTATGGTTACTGCATTATATTGTTGTCAGTCTTTCTACTTGCTTTTGGCAGTAGCGAATTGTCCTTGTTATTAACTTGTCTGGGTTTTGCTGATATCACCCTTAAATGCTTTTATTGGTTTGGtcatttcattttctttgtaattttttgaAAGAGAATAGTCATGACCAGTGCTACTGCTAATAGTTCAATGAGTTAAAATGGAATAATTCCCCTTTGATTTTCCTTTCAGGCCTTTAGGCGTGCAGGTTGGCTGCCACGTGATGAGAATGCGTATCCAAAATGTACGCATATAGGTTTTGGTCTTGTCCTTGGGGAAGATGGAAAACGATTTCGAAGTCGGAGTAGTGAGGTTGTTCGGTTGGTTGATTTGCTTGATGAAGCTAAAAGGCGTTGTAAAACTGCCCTTCTTGAACGTGGTAAAGTACAAGTTGTTTAGTATGATTTTTACTTCCTTATCTGTGTAAAGGCATCCATGACATGAAATTTCTGCTCGACCAAGATCTATGAATGATTGTgcctattttattttcatttgggGAGGTTCTAGTGTCTAGACACCAGAAAGCTAACCTTCTATATTCTATGTTCTTCTAGTTACAACTAATGATTGGTCTGAGGAGGAGATTGAGAAAACATCAGAGGCTATTGGTTACGGGGCTGTTAAGTAAGCTTCTTTAACTTtaagcatttttcattttcctgCTTTAAAGCAAAATCAACATTCTGTTCAGCAATGCTAAGTTGTAATTAGCTTCTTTGGGGGCATGTTTCCTTTTGTTGATGTTGAGACAGATGGATTGGCAAACATATTCCCTTTAgcagaatttttaaaattgttacatACGCGGTGCTTTAAATCCTGAGTTAATGCTGTTAATCCTGTTAATGTATCCTAATTTTGACTTGGATGTTTCTACTGCATGCATTAATCGATAAGAAGAataattcacaacaaaaatgaagTATATGAGCTTAATCTCAGCTTACTCGGGTGTTACCCTTTTGTGAATTTTCCAACTAATTGCCCTACTTACTGGGTGTTGTAATTCTGTTCCACAGTTATGAAGATTGGTTTAGGAACTTATGGTTCTACTTCTGCATATGGTTTTGCTTGACTTAACGAATCTTTACAAATGTGTCACCTGTAATTTGCTCCTGTGATGGAAATTCTGAATGATTCGTAGGCTTATAGTTCCTTATGTTCGTTCTCTTGACTTGTGTTTGCACTTTGCAGGTATGCTGACTTGAAGATCAACAGATTAACGAATTACACCTTCAACTTTGATCAGATGCTTAATGATAAGGTGCATTCACTGCATGCAAATTTGAGTTAGCTTGTGAACGTACCATAAAGAAGCCAATAGATTTAGTAGCTGTTTTCTTAGCCAAGGAAATTAAGGGAAAGATGGATGGAGCAAAGCTCCTTACAAGATGATAacagaaaagaaaaatgtaGGATCTGAAGTTATTTATGTCTCACCTTCCTAATCTGTTGTGCAACAGGGGAATACTGCTGTTTATTTGCTCTACGCACATGCTAGGATTTGTTCCATTATCAGGAAATCTGGTAAAGACATCGAAGAAGTAAAGAGAGTAAGTTTATTTCTCTTCCTGAGACGATGACCTGTTAGTTTATTGTATATCTAtcataaattgatttatttgtttttgtatcaTATTCTTAATTTTACAATATAAGATACAAGACTTGTACCTACCTAGTTTAGATCCTGCCATGGTTGATTCAATACGAGTCAATTCAGCACTCATCTATTACAATTGGGATATGGCTCAATATTCCGTGTGCGTGCATTTATATATAGTTATGGTCAGATGAAATCAACTTGTGCACATTTCTTACTGTGTATTTAATGTTCCTGCCATCTTGTTGTGACAGAACGGGTTCATAGTTTTGGATCATGAAGATGAGCGTTTATTGGGGATTCATCTGCTACAATTTCCTGAGGTAGGACATGTGAATagtttatgttgttttttaactTTAGACCTTTGCATAAACTTTGTTACCAGGGTTCCATTTTCTTTAAACAGAAGAGTTAAGATATCATGATTTATGCGGCtggatattattttataattcagaagacttattatttgtgtattgttttatttttcaggTTTTTGAGGAGGCATGCACCAATTTATTGCCTAGTGTGTTGTGTGAATACCTCTATAACTTGGCTGAAATCTT
This region of Cicer arietinum cultivar CDC Frontier isolate Library 1 chromosome 8, Cicar.CDCFrontier_v2.0, whole genome shotgun sequence genomic DNA includes:
- the LOC101493162 gene encoding arginine--tRNA ligase, cytoplasmic-like, yielding MLGLGCLNLNRLSHFHSPPSLQPSRSDLLKVASRRFALAVTKTQSPLTKTQSPPTLSIDIDNPASVKRQLAQLFDVSLKATVPNEENVVPLVDVCTAKTGGVKFGDYQCNNAMGIWSKIKGKETGFRGPPSIGQAIINNLPPSEMIDSCSLAGPGFVNVVLSKNWIAQGIQKMLIDGIDTWAPRLPIRRAMVDFSSPNIAKEMHVGHLRSTIIGDTLARMFEFSRVELVTRRNHVGDWGTQFGMLIAYLFEKFPDQDVSEAAVGDLQAFYKASKVRFDNDPAFKLRAQQSVVLLQSGDIRYRKAWQQICDVSRAEFEKVYQRLGVQLEEMGESFYNPYIPGVIEKLDKLGMIEDSDGARVIFVEGVNIPLIAVKRDGGYNYFTTDLASLWYRLNKEKLEWIVYVTDIGQQQHFDMLFKAFRRAGWLPRDENAYPKCTHIGFGLVLGEDGKRFRSRSSEVVRLVDLLDEAKRRCKTALLERVTTNDWSEEEIEKTSEAIGYGAVKYADLKINRLTNYTFNFDQMLNDKGNTAVYLLYAHARICSIIRKSGKDIEEVKRNGFIVLDHEDERLLGIHLLQFPEVFEEACTNLLPSVLCEYLYNLAEIFTKKFYSNCQVVGSPEETSRLLLCEATLIVMRKCFYLLGIEPVYKL